One Nostoc punctiforme PCC 73102 DNA window includes the following coding sequences:
- a CDS encoding cyclic peptide export ABC transporter — protein sequence MNLIRLLLRTSSLQLCFAILAGIFSGGTAAGLIALINTTLSQNQPSKTILIWSFVGLCLLRLIANFVSQVLLIQLSQKAILNLRVLLTRSILASPLRHLEQIGAHGLLAVLTEDIQTISNTVITVPFVCINIAIVIACLIYLSWLSKIVFLIGISFMFLGIFSYSLPMMKAMSFLKLAREQEDRLFKHFRSVIQGTKELKLHRRRRQAFLSEELHTTASSFRRHNVVGMSIFAAAASWGQVLFFVAIGLLLFIIPTINKIPPAILSAYALTIIYLISPLEYIMSMMPSITKALVALKKVESLGLSLASYSNEICDNVSLASDQYWNCLELVNITHAYYQEREESNFILGPIKLKFHPGELVFIVGGNGSGKSTLAKLISGLYIPETGNIYLDDQLIDNHNLEWYRQQFSVVFSDFYLFDRFLGLDSGDLDIQTRKYLIELQLDHKVKVNNGVLSTTDLSQGQRKRLALVTAYLEDRPIYMFDEWASDQDPVFKEIFYTQLLVELKKRGKTVLVISHDDQYFYLADRIVKLEYGQVKTEYLNIGKEQSNVFE from the coding sequence ATGAACCTGATCCGTCTTCTATTGCGTACTTCTTCTCTTCAGCTCTGTTTTGCAATTTTAGCTGGTATTTTCAGCGGCGGCACTGCTGCTGGTCTAATTGCCCTAATTAATACGACATTGAGTCAAAATCAGCCATCAAAAACTATACTAATTTGGAGTTTTGTCGGTCTTTGTTTACTGCGGTTAATTGCTAATTTCGTTTCTCAAGTTTTATTGATACAACTTTCACAAAAAGCAATTCTCAATTTGCGGGTACTTTTAACCCGCAGTATTCTTGCCTCGCCCTTACGTCACTTAGAACAAATAGGTGCTCATGGACTTTTAGCTGTTCTCACTGAGGATATTCAAACAATCTCTAACACAGTTATTACTGTCCCTTTTGTGTGCATTAATATTGCCATCGTGATTGCCTGTCTGATTTATCTGAGTTGGTTATCTAAAATTGTTTTCCTCATAGGTATTAGCTTTATGTTCCTGGGAATATTCAGCTATTCACTACCAATGATGAAAGCCATGTCTTTTTTAAAATTGGCTCGTGAGCAAGAAGATAGATTATTTAAGCATTTCCGTAGCGTCATTCAAGGCACAAAAGAACTCAAACTACATCGCCGACGACGGCAAGCATTTCTCTCTGAAGAACTCCATACCACTGCTTCATCATTCCGCCGTCATAATGTTGTGGGTATGAGTATCTTTGCTGCGGCTGCTAGTTGGGGGCAAGTTCTATTTTTTGTTGCTATTGGGTTACTTTTATTCATCATCCCTACTATCAATAAAATTCCACCTGCAATTCTATCTGCTTATGCCCTAACTATTATCTATTTGATATCACCTCTAGAGTATATTATGAGTATGATGCCTAGCATAACTAAAGCCTTAGTAGCTTTAAAAAAAGTGGAGTCTCTGGGTCTATCATTAGCAAGTTATTCAAACGAAATTTGTGATAATGTTTCACTGGCATCAGATCAATATTGGAACTGCTTAGAACTGGTAAATATAACCCATGCTTATTATCAAGAACGGGAAGAAAGCAACTTTATCCTTGGGCCTATTAAATTAAAATTTCATCCAGGAGAACTTGTTTTTATTGTAGGAGGTAACGGTAGTGGTAAGTCTACCCTCGCTAAGTTAATTAGTGGGCTTTACATTCCTGAAACAGGAAATATTTATCTAGACGATCAGCTCATTGATAATCATAATTTAGAGTGGTATAGACAGCAATTTTCTGTAGTATTTTCCGATTTTTATCTTTTTGATCGCTTCCTGGGTTTGGATAGTGGCGATCTGGATATTCAGACTCGAAAGTACCTTATTGAATTGCAATTAGACCATAAAGTTAAGGTCAATAATGGAGTACTTTCTACCACGGACCTTTCTCAAGGACAGCGCAAACGTCTCGCTCTAGTTACTGCTTATTTAGAAGATCGTCCCATTTATATGTTTGATGAGTGGGCATCAGATCAAGATCCTGTATTCAAGGAAATTTTCTATACTCAACTTCTGGTAGAGCTAAAGAAGAGAGGAAAAACTGTACTAGTTATTAGTCACGATGACCAATATTTTTACCTGGCAGATCGGATTGTCAAGCTGGAATACGGCCAAGTGAAAACTGAATATTTAAATATTGGAAAGGAGCAAAGCAATGTTTTTGAATAA